CAATACCTTTGGCATTCATTCGTCAAACAAACAGGGCCATGACAAGAGTCACCCCTTCGCGCTCAAGCAGCTGCCCAGTGCAGCGTCTCTCTCTAGCCTGTATACTTCCCAACCCTGATGTtgatccttctcatccacctTCAAACCGTGCAGCATTACTTTGAAGCTACTCGATTCCTAAAAGGCAACAATTTTCCATTCATGTATAACCGAAAGTACTTGGTCCGGGTCACGCGGAACACGCGAGATTTGGATTAGCGACCAAGCTTCACAGCGGTGACCGTTTACTCGGTCTTGTCGAGGCCATCAGCCTTGGCACGGAGGCCTGAGGCGGTAGAGCCGGACTGCTGGAAGTATCGGCCGAGGGTAGGGGCCAGGAAAGATCGGAAAACGAGATCAGCACCCCTATCAAAGTCAGTATTGGAACAAAATTCCACATGGAGCGGGGCAGGTGTAGACCCGCATTAGAACTTACCGGAAGGCAGGGAGAGAGagccagaggaggaaaaTGAACTTGAAGACAAAGTAAAAGGGGAACCAGTAGACAACCTGGACGAAGCTCTCAATGACGGTAAAGAGAGCAAAAACGACCCAATACTGGACAAAAAGTTAGCAACCCTGCTCTGCTGCCACGTAGAACCCGGCGAATCTCGGGATCCGCTCCGGCGGTTAGGAAAAGAAGGCCACGTACAGTCAACCACTGAGTATCATCCTCCTTGTTGTGGGTGAAGAGAGCACCAAGCGAGTAGTAGGTGGGAATGACGAAACCAGCTAAGTTGGTAAGAAGCTGACCGCcgaggttgaagatgatgaggaagaagtagAGAGCTCCGACACCGATGACGGCGTAGGCCTTGGGAACACcagcctgcttctcaaggttgttgagggcgGGGTACTTGGAAAGCTGGATAACAAGACAGTTGTCAGCATTTGATCTGGATCAAGCCGTTGCGCAATTTGTGTCGATTACGAATATGAACACAGTCGCAGCGTCGTTGAGAACTCACCTCACGGTCGAGCTGACCAAGGTATTGCTGGGCCTTGTCTTGAGCGGACATTGTTGGTAATGATGTATCAATAAGTGGTAATGTCGAAAAGTTGAGTGATGGTAGGAAGGTAGAGTTGTAAAAAAAGACGTTGGAGGGGTTGGTGTGAAATAGCTGACTTAGCGTCCAATACGTAAGAGGAGCACAGTTGGATTAAATGGAAGAAGTAGACTAACAACAGCGAGGCAGCCCTGAGCAGCTTTTATCACTGCGCTAGCTCCAGCTGAGATGGGGGGGAAGATAATGGAAGACACCTATCTAGCCTGTGAAGCGAACCGAAGCGGGAACAAAATTGACGCGGAGTCAGTTGAACGCAACAGTGTCAGTGGCTTGTGACCCTGTGGACTCGGGGATTTTTTGTGAGTTGATAAAGTTGATCAGCAACATGCTTTAGGGTGAGTGACGGAGTGCAGGTGATGCAGTTATTAGTACTAAGATAGGGATTTATTCTAGCAATACTGTTCTTAGTTATCACAATGAACATTTAGCTCTCTGTAAAGTACTGTAGGTCAGTCTATCTGATTGATTTTCTGACCGAAAAAGTCATCTCATACTCGTCATTGTTAGACTTGTTGGTTATAGCGATGACGCAAGGTTCGTAGGTACTTTGTTATGTAGCGCTAATACGAATCATCACATGTATCTGCACTAACAAGAAAAATACTAAAATAAAAGAATTACATCATTTTCTAGATTGAACGGAAGAAACACTAAAAGGGGGCATTGGAGAGGTGCATACCCGTATGTACTATGTAGCAAGTTTACAACAAACAACGCCGTAGCCGCTGCATTTAATGCAATGTAAAAAAGCGAAATGTCTTCTGTTATAATTGTTCACGGAAGCGGCTTCTGGGATGTTGTATGCACTGTTTGTGTTATGT
This is a stretch of genomic DNA from Fusarium graminearum PH-1 chromosome 4, whole genome shotgun sequence. It encodes these proteins:
- a CDS encoding yop-1 protein produces the protein MSAQDKAQQYLGQLDRELSKYPALNNLEKQAGVPKAYAVIGVGALYFFLIIFNLGGQLLTNLAGFVIPTYYSLGALFTHNKEDDTQWLTYWVVFALFTVIESFVQVVYWFPFYFVFKFIFLLWLSLPAFRGADLVFRSFLAPTLGRYFQQSGSTASGLRAKADGLDKTE